A single genomic interval of uncultured Desulfobacter sp. harbors:
- a CDS encoding TolC family protein, with the protein MKRRYTYIGALIGLMLCLASMVQAKTTRIGMVYDGASPQCEKIKTLLFNEIQSLIQGGHTVSFPVRAQISGHWNLKKINGALDRLMASPEVDMVLVLGEVASHEACRRSSFPKPVFAVHMADSQSQDLASPKGTSGTANLNYINTLFDIDRDLRLFQRITSFSQVTLVVDEFIYHSTPRLETLTRRLARDFSMEVTVITAKTSAQDLLSRIPHETEAVFLASVPRLSDKELNKLAQGLIARSLPSFALMGRPCVEQGILAQATSQDHLVHVARHLAAGVREVLDGADPGTLPTLFAPGGKLTINMATARAIHVYPDWDLLIKAELINEAATAMESNAPMRRLNIRTAVQEALSANLDLAAAHRSVDAGAARVSQARSSLLPQITLNTRVGVVDDDRAQAYAGTLPEREWTGGIQVSQLIYSDKAWAGFEIEKHLQVSREQGRDAVRLNILQSSASAYLNVLRAKTIEKIQAENLKLTRKNLERARVRVEIGAGGPEEVFRWESQIAHSRRNVLSAQSVTLDAVTAMNDILNRPLSEVFSQEEIDFSDPLGILPDQRLMKFMNNAMALDLLKKFLVAEGRRDSPELKELTAALAAQGRTLTRSKRAFWSPTISLYGDLSESFAKEGEGSDYPSYRDDTDWSAGVEVSLPLYSGGKKSADLKQAREELSQLEYEYKSTANRIEKQVLNAVHLLRASYPGIRLSRDAADAAGRNLELVTDAYVRGIKSIIDLIDAQNQYLVADQQAANAVYDFLIDIMTMQRSIGNFVLFATPEKLDGWMERLQQFMTNMGYPGSGPEKEQNG; encoded by the coding sequence ATGAAACGCAGATATACATATATCGGGGCATTGATCGGTCTGATGCTCTGTCTTGCCTCAATGGTTCAAGCAAAAACAACCCGGATCGGAATGGTATATGACGGGGCTTCTCCACAATGTGAGAAAATCAAAACGCTGTTATTCAATGAGATTCAAAGTCTGATCCAAGGGGGCCATACCGTGAGTTTCCCGGTCCGGGCACAGATCAGCGGCCACTGGAATCTAAAAAAGATCAATGGGGCCCTGGACCGACTCATGGCATCCCCGGAAGTGGACATGGTCCTGGTTTTAGGAGAGGTCGCCTCCCATGAAGCCTGCAGGCGCAGCAGTTTCCCAAAACCGGTATTTGCCGTCCACATGGCCGATTCACAATCCCAGGATCTTGCGTCCCCAAAAGGGACCAGCGGCACCGCCAACCTGAATTATATCAATACGCTGTTTGATATTGACCGGGATCTGCGTTTATTTCAACGCATCACCTCCTTTTCACAGGTGACCCTTGTGGTGGATGAATTCATATACCATTCCACCCCCCGGCTGGAGACCCTGACCCGCAGGCTGGCCAGGGATTTTTCCATGGAAGTGACCGTCATAACAGCCAAAACCTCTGCCCAGGATTTGCTGTCCAGAATTCCCCATGAAACTGAAGCCGTTTTTCTGGCATCCGTGCCCCGACTTTCCGATAAGGAATTAAACAAACTGGCGCAGGGCCTTATTGCCCGCAGTCTGCCCAGTTTTGCCCTTATGGGCCGTCCTTGTGTAGAACAGGGCATTCTGGCCCAGGCCACCAGCCAGGACCACCTGGTACACGTGGCCCGGCACCTGGCAGCCGGCGTCCGGGAGGTACTGGACGGCGCGGACCCGGGTACCCTGCCCACCCTTTTTGCCCCGGGCGGCAAGCTGACCATCAATATGGCCACGGCCCGGGCAATTCATGTCTATCCGGACTGGGATCTGCTCATCAAAGCCGAACTAATCAATGAGGCGGCAACAGCCATGGAATCCAATGCTCCAATGCGGCGGCTGAACATCAGGACGGCGGTACAAGAAGCTTTGTCGGCAAACCTGGATCTGGCTGCTGCCCACCGGTCCGTGGACGCAGGGGCTGCACGGGTAAGCCAGGCCCGGTCCTCTTTGCTGCCCCAGATCACCTTAAATACCCGGGTTGGCGTGGTTGATGACGACAGGGCTCAGGCATATGCAGGCACCCTGCCCGAACGTGAGTGGACCGGGGGCATCCAGGTTTCTCAATTGATCTATTCGGACAAGGCCTGGGCCGGTTTTGAAATTGAAAAACATCTGCAGGTCTCCCGGGAGCAGGGGCGTGATGCCGTACGCCTGAATATCCTCCAGTCTTCGGCGTCTGCCTACCTCAATGTCCTTAGGGCCAAAACCATTGAAAAGATACAGGCTGAGAACCTTAAACTGACGCGGAAAAACCTTGAACGGGCCCGTGTTCGTGTGGAGATCGGCGCCGGCGGTCCCGAGGAAGTCTTTCGTTGGGAAAGCCAGATTGCCCACAGTCGCCGCAATGTACTCAGTGCCCAGTCCGTGACCCTGGATGCGGTTACGGCCATGAACGATATTCTTAATCGCCCGTTAAGCGAGGTCTTTTCCCAGGAAGAAATTGATTTTTCCGATCCCTTGGGCATCCTTCCTGACCAGCGGCTGATGAAATTCATGAACAATGCCATGGCCCTTGATCTGCTGAAAAAATTTCTGGTGGCAGAGGGACGAAGGGATTCTCCGGAACTAAAGGAACTTACCGCGGCCCTGGCCGCCCAGGGCCGCACCTTGACCCGGTCCAAACGGGCATTCTGGTCCCCCACGATCTCCCTGTATGGAGATTTGTCTGAAAGTTTTGCCAAGGAAGGGGAGGGCTCTGATTATCCGTCTTACAGGGATGATACGGACTGGTCCGCCGGCGTTGAGGTTTCCCTGCCCCTGTACAGCGGCGGGAAAAAAAGTGCCGACCTTAAACAGGCCCGGGAAGAGCTGTCCCAACTTGAATATGAATACAAAAGCACGGCCAACCGGATAGAAAAACAAGTCCTCAACGCGGTGCACCTGCTGCGTGCGTCCTATCCCGGCATCCGGTTGTCCAGAGATGCCGCCGATGCTGCCGGGCGCAACCTTGAGCTGGTAACCGATGCCTATGTACGGGGCATCAAGTCCATCATTGATCTGATCGATGCCCAAAATCAGTACCTGGTTGCCGATCAGCAGGCCGCTAATGCGGTTTACGATTTTCTCATTGATATTATGACCATGCAGCGCAGCATCGGCAATTTTGTCTTGTTTGCCACCCCCGAAAAATTGGACGGGTGGATGGAACGTCTACAGCAGTTCATGACCAATATGGGTTATCCGGGCTCAGGCCCGGAAAAAGAACAAAATGGATAG
- a CDS encoding ferritin — MITEKLEKAINYQINRELFSEYYYLSMASYFNAEGLSGFENFFLVQVEEERFHAMKMYRFLNEKGGRVILDAIEAPKTEFKSPIEVFQLAFEHEKLVSGLINDLMDLAISENDHAAKNFLNWFVEEQVEEEASMEGILNKLKLINGEGYGLLMLDAELAQRTFTPPVK, encoded by the coding sequence ATGATCACAGAAAAATTAGAAAAGGCCATCAATTACCAGATCAACCGTGAACTTTTTTCAGAATACTATTATCTTTCCATGGCATCCTATTTCAATGCCGAAGGTTTAAGCGGATTCGAGAATTTTTTTCTTGTTCAGGTGGAAGAAGAACGGTTTCACGCCATGAAGATGTACCGTTTTCTCAATGAAAAAGGGGGACGGGTGATTCTGGATGCCATTGAAGCTCCCAAAACCGAATTTAAATCCCCCATAGAGGTTTTCCAGCTAGCGTTTGAACATGAAAAACTGGTCTCAGGACTTATCAACGACCTCATGGATCTGGCTATTTCGGAAAACGACCATGCCGCCAAAAATTTCCTTAACTGGTTCGTGGAAGAACAGGTCGAAGAAGAAGCCTCCATGGAAGGCATCTTGAATAAACTCAAACTTATCAACGGTGAAGGTTACGGACTGCTTATGCTGGATGCTGAACTAGCCCAGCGGACATTTACTCCGCCGGTTAAATAA